In Collimonas arenae, a single genomic region encodes these proteins:
- a CDS encoding PilW family protein, producing the protein MLKRGFSMVELLVAMAIGAGLMLLTSTLYLSSKAGFRLNDEKLRLQQDGSYAIALIAHNLQQAGFGNLASAGNMPITDFIDPDGAPAHGLRGCKHGFARPLGPGKDFSCSQSAGMASFEVAYRSDDFIDSGSGAGVDCNGAKVEPFAVPLAHPASRLRPSVSIVRNRFFVATRSGAVVNALYCEGNGNNSAQPILTNVEQLQLIYGVAATGDFTPTRFLDASQVAALSDDQHANWKRVISVQLCLQIHGDQMVAAEPQHYVDCDGTARLASDRSLRQVFIRTVTLRNHAAPTLAFLPSS; encoded by the coding sequence ATGCTGAAGCGCGGATTTTCGATGGTGGAGTTGCTGGTCGCCATGGCCATAGGCGCTGGCCTCATGTTGCTGACCAGTACTCTCTATCTCAGCAGCAAAGCCGGTTTCCGTCTGAATGACGAAAAGCTGCGGCTGCAACAGGACGGCAGTTACGCCATTGCGCTGATAGCGCACAATCTGCAGCAGGCCGGCTTTGGCAACCTGGCTTCTGCAGGCAATATGCCAATTACCGATTTTATTGATCCCGACGGCGCTCCGGCCCACGGTTTGCGCGGCTGCAAGCATGGCTTTGCCAGGCCGCTGGGGCCGGGCAAGGATTTTTCCTGTAGCCAATCGGCGGGGATGGCCAGCTTTGAAGTTGCCTATCGAAGCGATGATTTTATTGATTCAGGCAGTGGCGCAGGCGTCGATTGCAATGGGGCGAAGGTGGAGCCGTTTGCGGTGCCGTTGGCCCATCCCGCCTCTCGGCTGCGGCCATCCGTCAGCATCGTACGGAACCGTTTCTTTGTCGCTACCCGTTCCGGGGCCGTCGTCAACGCCTTGTATTGCGAGGGTAATGGCAACAACAGTGCGCAGCCGATTCTCACTAACGTCGAGCAACTGCAATTGATATATGGGGTTGCCGCAACCGGTGATTTCACACCAACCCGGTTCCTGGATGCAAGCCAGGTAGCTGCACTGTCCGATGACCAGCATGCAAACTGGAAAAGAGTGATCAGCGTCCAGCTATGTCTGCAGATTCATGGTGATCAGATGGTTGCTGCCGAGCCGCAGCATTATGTAGACTGCGACGGAACTGCCCGGCTGGCAAGCGACCGCAGCTTGCGCCAGGTATTCATCCGCACAGTAACCTTGCGCAACCATGCCGCCCCCACGCTTGCATTCCTGCCGTCGTCATAG
- a CDS encoding riboflavin synthase, protein MFTGIVAAVGKITSVKPLGASVEDGVRLAVDAGGLSLADVALGDSISLNGACMTVVEKTANSFEVDVSRESLNRTVGLDASGEINLEKALTLADRLGGHLVSGHVDGLGRVEKFEPVGESWELVIKSARDLAKYFAYKGSVVVNGVSLTVNRVDDVTDGCLFSINLIPHTIEVTALKHLQVGKQVNLEVDLIARYVERMMSVDQGIA, encoded by the coding sequence ATGTTCACTGGTATCGTCGCCGCTGTCGGCAAAATTACTTCCGTTAAACCACTTGGCGCCAGCGTTGAAGATGGTGTCCGTCTGGCGGTTGACGCTGGCGGCCTGTCGCTGGCCGATGTCGCGCTGGGCGATTCGATTTCTCTCAACGGCGCTTGCATGACCGTAGTGGAAAAGACCGCCAATTCGTTTGAAGTCGACGTTTCGCGTGAAAGCTTGAACCGCACTGTCGGCCTTGACGCCAGCGGCGAGATCAACCTGGAAAAAGCATTGACGCTGGCGGATCGTCTGGGCGGTCATTTAGTGTCTGGCCACGTCGATGGCCTTGGCCGCGTGGAAAAATTCGAACCGGTAGGCGAATCCTGGGAACTGGTGATCAAGTCTGCGCGCGATCTGGCCAAGTACTTTGCCTACAAGGGGTCGGTGGTGGTCAATGGTGTATCGCTGACGGTCAACCGGGTAGACGATGTCACCGATGGCTGCCTGTTTTCGATAAACCTGATCCCGCACACGATTGAAGTGACTGCGTTGAAACATCTTCAGGTTGGCAAGCAGGTGAACCTGGAAGTCGATCTGATCGCTCGCTATGTGGAACGCATGATGAGCGTCGACCAAGGCATCGCCTGA
- a CDS encoding M14 family metallopeptidase, with translation MLRSAVLSALLTLAITPIVNAADPLSTVAERSGFQKTGRYEEVISLCAAFQKSYPKEVRCTEFGRTPEGRPMLALVVSRSGALSAEQAHKRGLPVLLVQGGIHAGEIDGKDAGFLALREALQDTSANSALSKQVLIFVPVFNIDGHERFGRWNRPNQRGPEEMGWRTTGQNFNLNRDYAKADTPEMQAMLKLVNQWDPLAYIDLHVTDGAKFEHDVSIQVEPVHASDLALRKDGQALRDKVIGDLARQGSLPQAFYLSFNVDDDPSSGFTDDVSPPRFSHGYFHLRNRFGMLVETHSWKDYPTRVRITHNAIVSVMNQIAEHGDEWLQTAQQADLRAAQLGGQPVALRYKASEKTRPVAFHGYEYTRAPSDISGALMTHYDETKPQIWNVTLRDDLQPDLIVKAPQAGYLVPAAHAAWVAQKLQQHGIAFRVLPAALSKAQLETFRADKVSFDAKSMESHQRLELQGAWHTETRDLGAGALFVPIAQAKARLVMALLEPQAPDSLAAWGSFNNAFEKKEYMEAYVAEDVAREQLAADPALAAEFKKKLADDPAFAKDPAARLEFFARRHSSWDERFNLYPVMRTDVVPG, from the coding sequence ATGCTGCGTTCTGCCGTACTGTCCGCCCTGCTTACCCTTGCCATCACTCCCATCGTCAACGCGGCCGATCCACTCAGTACGGTAGCCGAGCGTTCCGGTTTCCAGAAAACCGGACGCTACGAAGAGGTCATCTCCCTGTGCGCGGCTTTCCAGAAATCGTATCCGAAGGAAGTGCGTTGCACCGAGTTCGGCCGTACGCCGGAAGGACGGCCGATGCTGGCGCTGGTTGTCTCGCGCAGCGGTGCGCTCAGCGCGGAACAGGCGCACAAGCGCGGCTTGCCGGTGCTGCTGGTTCAGGGCGGGATTCACGCAGGCGAAATCGATGGCAAGGATGCGGGCTTCCTGGCGCTGCGAGAGGCTTTGCAAGACACCTCTGCCAACAGCGCGCTAAGCAAGCAGGTACTGATATTCGTGCCGGTATTCAATATCGACGGGCATGAACGGTTTGGCCGTTGGAATCGTCCTAACCAGCGTGGGCCGGAGGAGATGGGCTGGCGCACCACCGGACAAAACTTCAATCTGAATCGCGATTACGCCAAAGCCGATACACCGGAAATGCAGGCCATGCTGAAACTGGTCAACCAGTGGGATCCGCTAGCCTACATTGATCTGCATGTCACCGACGGCGCCAAGTTCGAACATGATGTCTCGATCCAGGTCGAGCCGGTGCACGCCAGCGACCTCGCTTTACGCAAAGATGGCCAGGCGCTACGCGACAAAGTCATCGGCGATCTGGCCAGGCAAGGATCGTTGCCGCAGGCGTTTTATCTGTCCTTCAATGTCGACGATGATCCCAGCTCCGGTTTTACCGACGACGTTTCGCCGCCGCGCTTTTCCCATGGCTATTTCCATCTGCGCAACCGCTTCGGCATGCTGGTGGAAACCCATTCCTGGAAAGATTATCCGACACGTGTCCGCATCACGCATAACGCCATCGTCTCTGTCATGAACCAGATCGCGGAACATGGTGACGAGTGGCTGCAAACGGCGCAACAAGCCGATCTGCGGGCGGCGCAACTGGGCGGCCAGCCGGTGGCGCTGCGCTATAAAGCCAGCGAAAAAACGCGGCCCGTCGCTTTCCACGGCTACGAATATACACGCGCGCCTTCGGATATTTCCGGCGCGCTGATGACGCACTACGACGAAACCAAACCGCAAATCTGGAATGTGACGCTGCGCGATGACCTGCAACCTGATCTGATCGTCAAGGCGCCCCAGGCAGGCTACCTGGTGCCAGCCGCGCATGCCGCCTGGGTCGCGCAAAAACTGCAGCAACACGGTATTGCTTTCCGCGTGTTGCCGGCAGCCTTGAGCAAGGCGCAGCTAGAGACCTTCCGCGCCGACAAAGTCAGCTTTGATGCGAAATCAATGGAGAGTCACCAGCGCCTGGAATTGCAAGGCGCATGGCATACGGAAACCCGCGACCTCGGGGCCGGTGCGTTATTTGTGCCGATAGCCCAGGCCAAGGCGCGACTGGTGATGGCGTTGCTGGAACCGCAAGCGCCAGATTCGCTGGCGGCATGGGGAAGCTTCAATAATGCCTTCGAAAAGAAGGAATATATGGAGGCGTATGTCGCTGAGGATGTCGCCCGCGAGCAGTTGGCGGCTGATCCGGCATTGGCCGCCGAGTTCAAGAAAAAACTGGCAGACGATCCGGCATTCGCGAAAGATCCGGCGGCGCGGCTGGAATTTTTCGCTCGCAGGCATTCTTCCTGGGATGAGCGGTTTAACCTGTATCCGGTAATGCGCACCGATGTTGTACCGGGTTGA
- a CDS encoding 4Fe-4S binding protein — MDGQTAASRCKQQPGVIVPVVNFKRCEDKADCVTVCPENVFAIRRIDDADYQPLGLLQKFKLRVHGMQVAYTPNADACRACGLCVTACPEKAITLAMAI; from the coding sequence ATGGACGGACAAACCGCAGCATCGCGCTGCAAACAGCAACCGGGCGTCATCGTGCCGGTAGTGAATTTCAAACGCTGCGAAGACAAGGCGGATTGCGTGACGGTCTGCCCTGAAAATGTCTTTGCAATCCGCCGGATCGACGACGCCGACTATCAACCGCTGGGGCTGCTGCAAAAATTCAAACTGCGGGTGCACGGCATGCAAGTGGCTTACACGCCCAATGCCGATGCATGCCGGGCTTGCGGCTTGTGTGTGACAGCTTGTCCGGAAAAAGCGATTACGTTGGCCATGGCGATTTAG
- the ribD gene encoding bifunctional diaminohydroxyphosphoribosylaminopyrimidine deaminase/5-amino-6-(5-phosphoribosylamino)uracil reductase RibD, whose protein sequence is MTQAEIFMSQALQLAENGLLSSAPNPAIGCVIVKDGQVIGSGFTQPPGGNHAEIQALQDAAAKGHDVRGATAYVTLEPCSHFGRTPPCADALVRAGVGKVVAALEDPNPLVAGQGMARLQAAGIAVESGVLAAQARELNIGFFTRMQTGKPWVRLKVAASLDGKTALHNGQSQWITSPAARDDGHMWRARAGAILTGIGTIKEDNPQLTVRTVKLARQPLRVIVDSKLSISPEAKILVGGGNLIFTATVDTAKQAMLEQQGAEVVVLPNPSGKVDLPQVILELGKRQINELHVEAGSKLNASLIREHCVDELLVYLAPSILGDGRGMFGLPALENLQDKISLKFHQIQQIGEDLRILARFH, encoded by the coding sequence ATGACCCAGGCTGAAATATTCATGTCGCAAGCCTTGCAGCTTGCTGAAAACGGCCTGCTGTCCAGTGCCCCCAATCCAGCGATTGGCTGCGTTATCGTCAAGGACGGCCAGGTAATCGGCAGTGGCTTCACCCAGCCGCCGGGCGGTAATCACGCGGAGATCCAGGCCTTGCAAGATGCCGCTGCCAAGGGCCATGATGTGCGTGGCGCCACGGCATATGTCACGCTAGAACCGTGTAGCCATTTCGGTCGTACGCCGCCTTGCGCCGATGCGCTGGTGCGGGCCGGCGTCGGCAAGGTGGTGGCCGCGCTGGAGGATCCGAATCCGCTGGTGGCAGGGCAGGGAATGGCGCGCCTGCAGGCGGCGGGGATAGCGGTCGAGTCGGGTGTGCTGGCAGCGCAGGCGCGGGAATTGAATATCGGTTTCTTTACGCGCATGCAGACCGGCAAGCCATGGGTTCGGCTGAAGGTTGCCGCCAGCCTGGATGGCAAGACCGCATTGCATAACGGTCAGAGCCAATGGATTACCTCGCCGGCGGCGCGCGACGACGGCCATATGTGGCGCGCCCGCGCTGGCGCCATCCTGACCGGCATCGGTACGATCAAGGAAGACAATCCGCAACTCACCGTGCGCACGGTCAAGCTGGCGCGGCAGCCGTTGCGGGTGATCGTTGACAGCAAGTTAAGCATCAGTCCAGAAGCAAAGATCCTGGTCGGCGGCGGTAACCTGATTTTCACGGCGACCGTCGATACCGCCAAGCAAGCCATGCTGGAACAGCAGGGCGCCGAAGTTGTGGTATTGCCAAATCCGAGCGGCAAGGTCGATTTGCCGCAGGTGATACTGGAACTCGGCAAGCGCCAGATTAATGAATTGCATGTGGAAGCCGGCTCCAAGCTAAACGCTTCCCTGATCCGCGAGCATTGTGTGGACGAGCTGCTGGTGTACCTGGCGCCGTCTATCCTGGGCGATGGCCGTGGCATGTTCGGCTTGCCTGCGCTGGAGAATCTCCAGGATAAAATTTCCCTGAAATTTCATCAGATCCAGCAAATCGGTGAGGATTTGCGTATCCTTGCACGATTCCATTAA
- a CDS encoding GNAT family N-acetyltransferase → MQDDCRWNPAGLPMIGSDLNPAETTLFTEHLTIEPLQSTHAAALFPHFCDTTLYTYIPQQAPISVTSLAERYQRLANRASPDGSQIWLNWAVRITDKDEYIGYAQATVEADGQAMLAYFVFTPYQRRGYAVEMCTEIRDCLFSAFAARSVYALIDTRNQASIALVEKLGFQREALLPNADYFKDANSDEYRYRYAKTT, encoded by the coding sequence ATGCAGGATGATTGCCGGTGGAATCCTGCTGGATTACCTATGATAGGAAGCGATTTGAACCCAGCAGAAACAACGTTATTTACCGAACACCTGACCATAGAGCCGCTGCAATCCACGCATGCGGCGGCGCTTTTTCCACATTTTTGCGACACGACGCTATACACCTATATCCCGCAGCAAGCGCCGATATCGGTGACATCCCTGGCCGAACGTTACCAACGGCTGGCAAATCGCGCGTCTCCCGACGGCTCTCAAATCTGGCTGAACTGGGCGGTCCGGATCACGGATAAAGACGAATACATCGGCTATGCCCAAGCCACCGTCGAAGCAGATGGCCAGGCGATGCTGGCGTATTTTGTATTTACGCCATATCAACGCCGCGGTTATGCGGTCGAAATGTGCACAGAAATCAGGGATTGCCTGTTCAGCGCCTTCGCGGCTCGCTCCGTCTATGCGCTGATAGATACGCGTAACCAGGCATCTATTGCACTTGTGGAAAAATTGGGATTCCAGCGCGAAGCCCTGTTACCCAATGCAGATTATTTCAAAGATGCTAACAGCGATGAATATCGCTATCGCTACGCGAAAACCACCTGA
- a CDS encoding HNH endonuclease: protein MSSKNVATWRGDNAYTWHEEPDLTTILLISGKTNGKFGHLGGAGEINKGMTKPPGD from the coding sequence GTGTCCAGCAAAAACGTAGCAACATGGCGTGGGGACAATGCTTATACTTGGCACGAAGAACCCGATCTGACAACAATACTGCTGATCTCTGGCAAGACTAACGGCAAATTCGGTCACTTGGGCGGCGCGGGTGAGATTAATAAGGGCATGACCAAACCTCCTGGAGATTGA
- a CDS encoding DUF6985 domain-containing protein, translating to MTIVFDSTFGNIHFDDDTGWIGSYVYPFLRSKVAVELNLGGEENENISSTQQDAFVLFDGNSVELCRQAEDAIFRHYQSRCKDLRGQFGDNADEYMPFIDNKTQLKSLVTPVALMVKESLTSTDRIIGLLFNCSWEPSLGLAVRFVNEVVREVGPQDIVL from the coding sequence GTGACCATAGTTTTTGACAGCACTTTTGGAAATATTCATTTTGACGACGATACAGGTTGGATCGGATCCTACGTCTATCCATTCTTAAGATCAAAGGTCGCGGTAGAACTAAATCTAGGGGGCGAAGAAAATGAAAATATTTCTTCGACTCAGCAAGACGCCTTTGTTTTATTCGATGGCAATAGTGTTGAACTATGTAGGCAGGCTGAAGATGCCATTTTCAGACACTACCAATCGCGATGTAAGGATCTTAGAGGGCAGTTTGGGGACAACGCTGATGAATACATGCCCTTCATCGATAACAAGACACAACTAAAATCTCTCGTGACCCCAGTGGCTTTGATGGTTAAGGAGTCTCTTACTAGTACGGATCGAATAATAGGTCTTCTGTTTAACTGCTCATGGGAGCCTAGTCTCGGATTAGCGGTACGGTTCGTAAATGAGGTCGTACGTGAAGTGGGGCCACAAGATATTGTGCTTTGA
- a CDS encoding GMC family oxidoreductase, translating to MQDEFDFVVVGGGSGGCVMAGRLTEDPDISVCLLEAGGGGDSWAVKLPVGALSMVPTRLNNWAFETVPQAGLDGRRGYQPRGRTLGGSSAINAMVYVRGHRSDYDHWAQLGNPGWSFDDVLPYFKKSEHNEQFSNSWHGQDGPLWVSDLRTDNPIHQHYLEAARQAGYPLTTDFNAEQQEGLGVYQVTQKNGERWSAARAYLLPHLASRSNLRVETGAYTERLIIEQGRAVGVEVRQDGRLRILRARREVILSAGAFQSPQILMLSGIGDGTELRKLGIQVQHHLPGVGKNLQDHPDFVFCHKSDSLDTFGISASGSMRMLKELQRFRHERRGMLTSNFAECGGFLKTRPDLAAPNLQLHFVIACVENHARKLHLGHGFSCHVCLLRPRSKGEVTLRNTNPQDAPLIDPKFFDDPQDLEDMVDCFKMTRKLLEAPALASYSKRDIRTAGVQSDDEIRSVLKKYTDTVYHPVGSCKMGTDQTAVVDPTLKVHGIQGLRVVDASIMPTLIGGNTNAPTIMIAEKAADLIRQGR from the coding sequence GTGCAAGACGAGTTCGACTTTGTGGTGGTTGGCGGCGGTTCTGGCGGTTGCGTGATGGCCGGCCGCCTGACAGAGGATCCTGACATATCGGTATGTCTGCTGGAAGCAGGCGGCGGTGGCGACAGCTGGGCGGTGAAGCTGCCGGTCGGCGCCCTGAGCATGGTGCCCACCAGACTCAACAATTGGGCGTTCGAGACCGTGCCGCAAGCAGGGCTCGATGGCCGCCGCGGCTATCAGCCGCGCGGCAGGACACTTGGCGGTTCGTCGGCGATCAATGCGATGGTCTACGTTCGCGGCCATCGTTCGGATTATGATCACTGGGCACAGTTGGGCAATCCCGGCTGGTCCTTTGACGATGTGCTGCCATATTTCAAGAAATCGGAACATAACGAGCAATTCTCCAATAGTTGGCACGGACAAGACGGGCCTTTGTGGGTCAGCGATCTGCGTACCGACAATCCCATTCATCAGCACTATCTGGAAGCCGCGCGCCAGGCCGGCTATCCGCTCACCACGGATTTCAACGCCGAGCAGCAAGAAGGGCTGGGCGTTTATCAGGTTACGCAAAAAAACGGCGAACGCTGGAGCGCAGCACGCGCTTATCTGCTGCCGCATCTGGCGTCACGCAGCAACCTGCGGGTGGAAACCGGCGCCTATACCGAGCGCCTGATCATTGAGCAAGGACGGGCCGTTGGCGTAGAGGTCAGGCAGGACGGCAGGCTACGCATCTTGCGCGCCAGGCGCGAAGTGATCCTGTCGGCAGGCGCTTTCCAGTCTCCGCAGATATTGATGCTGTCAGGCATTGGCGACGGCACGGAACTGCGCAAGCTGGGTATCCAGGTGCAACATCACTTGCCCGGCGTCGGCAAGAATTTGCAAGACCATCCGGATTTTGTGTTTTGCCATAAGTCGGACAGCCTGGATACTTTCGGTATTTCAGCCAGTGGTTCGATGCGCATGCTGAAGGAATTGCAGCGGTTTCGCCATGAGCGGCGCGGTATGCTTACGAGTAATTTCGCCGAATGCGGCGGCTTTTTAAAGACGCGGCCGGATCTGGCTGCACCGAATCTGCAACTGCATTTTGTTATCGCCTGCGTCGAAAATCATGCACGAAAGCTACACCTGGGGCATGGCTTTTCCTGCCACGTTTGCCTGTTGCGTCCGAGGAGCAAAGGCGAGGTTACTCTCCGCAACACCAATCCTCAGGACGCCCCACTGATCGATCCCAAATTTTTCGATGATCCGCAAGACCTGGAAGACATGGTGGACTGTTTCAAAATGACACGCAAATTGCTGGAGGCGCCGGCGCTGGCCAGCTATAGCAAACGCGACATACGCACTGCCGGCGTGCAATCCGATGATGAGATCAGATCAGTACTCAAGAAGTATACAGATACGGTTTATCATCCTGTCGGCAGTTGCAAGATGGGGACTGACCAGACCGCTGTTGTTGATCCGACATTGAAGGTGCATGGCATACAGGGGTTGCGGGTGGTGGATGCGTCGATCATGCCGACGCTAATAGGCGGCAATACCAATGCGCCGACCATCATGATCGCGGAAAAGGCCGCAGATTTGATTCGGCAAGGGCGGTAA
- a CDS encoding GspH/FimT family pseudopilin, with protein MFLPKLPLLRGITLAELMVTIAIAGILLAVALPSMRAFVIQNRLSAETRQFIAALTLARSEAVKRGRAVIVCRSPTADAIGALCSNAATAKHGAGDWGAGWLVLVADNRQILLRQGALDSNTQAVSRHVTITYNGTGNASSSFSSLLFSNNGEFARRVCIAATGRIRLKMGGEAC; from the coding sequence ATGTTTTTACCGAAATTGCCGCTACTCCGTGGGATAACGCTGGCAGAACTCATGGTGACGATAGCCATTGCCGGTATTTTGCTGGCCGTGGCGCTGCCGTCCATGCGCGCGTTTGTGATTCAGAACCGGCTGTCTGCCGAAACCCGTCAGTTTATCGCCGCGCTCACCCTGGCCCGCAGCGAAGCGGTCAAGCGCGGCCGGGCGGTGATTGTTTGCCGTAGTCCCACAGCAGATGCTATTGGCGCGCTTTGCAGCAATGCGGCCACGGCCAAGCATGGTGCCGGCGACTGGGGCGCTGGTTGGCTGGTGCTGGTGGCCGACAACCGCCAGATACTGTTGCGGCAAGGCGCGCTGGACAGCAATACCCAAGCGGTGTCCAGACACGTAACGATTACCTACAACGGCACTGGCAACGCCAGCAGCAGTTTCAGCAGTCTGTTATTCAGCAATAACGGTGAGTTTGCGCGCCGGGTGTGCATTGCCGCTACCGGCCGCATCCGCTTGAAAATGGGGGGCGAGGCATGCTGA
- a CDS encoding RNA polymerase sigma factor: METTLPTDPMAESDKYITETVLRERARLRSFIRKRMPDANEAEDVLQEVFYELVEASRLPEPIEQVGAWLFHVARNRIVDRFRKKKEQQLPLAEEQDEDDGGLDDLLPLADAGPEAAYARGVLLAALHDALDELPPKQRDVFIAHELERRSFKELAAESGESINTLLARKRYAVLHLRQRLQEIYDEFDV, from the coding sequence ATGGAAACGACGCTGCCCACTGACCCGATGGCCGAATCCGACAAGTACATCACTGAAACCGTCTTGCGCGAGCGGGCGCGGCTGCGCAGCTTCATTCGCAAGCGCATGCCCGATGCCAACGAGGCGGAAGATGTCTTGCAGGAAGTGTTCTACGAATTGGTTGAGGCCAGCAGGTTACCCGAACCAATAGAACAGGTAGGTGCTTGGCTGTTCCACGTGGCGCGTAACCGCATCGTCGATCGCTTCCGCAAGAAAAAAGAACAGCAGTTGCCGCTCGCAGAAGAACAGGACGAGGACGATGGCGGACTCGACGACCTCCTGCCCTTGGCCGATGCCGGACCTGAGGCCGCCTATGCCCGTGGCGTTTTGCTGGCTGCTTTGCATGATGCGCTTGACGAATTGCCGCCGAAACAACGCGACGTTTTCATTGCGCACGAACTAGAACGGCGCAGCTTCAAGGAGCTGGCTGCGGAAAGCGGCGAAAGCATCAACACGCTGCTGGCGCGCAAGCGTTACGCCGTCTTGCATTTGCGCCAGCGCCTGCAAGAAATCTATGACGAATTCGATGTGTAA
- the nrdR gene encoding transcriptional regulator NrdR, with protein MKCPFCQHEETQVLDTRVSEEGDSIRRRRRCMHCDKRFTTFERIELAMPVIVKKNGSRTDFDPLKLRASLMLALRKRPVSVEALDEALQRIKEKLLSSGEREVLSGHVGELVMRELKRLDKIAYIRFASVYKSFEDVAEFQNMIEEFSGPPSRRK; from the coding sequence ATGAAATGTCCATTCTGCCAGCATGAAGAAACCCAGGTGCTCGACACCCGCGTCTCGGAAGAGGGCGATTCGATTCGGCGCCGGCGTCGCTGCATGCATTGCGACAAGCGCTTCACGACGTTTGAACGGATCGAACTGGCGATGCCGGTGATCGTCAAGAAGAATGGCAGCCGCACCGATTTCGATCCGCTCAAGCTGCGCGCAAGTCTGATGCTGGCCTTGCGCAAGCGTCCGGTATCAGTCGAGGCGCTGGACGAGGCCTTGCAGCGCATTAAAGAGAAACTTCTGTCCAGCGGTGAGCGCGAAGTGCTGTCAGGCCATGTCGGCGAGCTGGTGATGCGCGAATTGAAGCGGCTGGACAAGATTGCCTATATCCGCTTTGCCTCGGTATATAAAAGTTTTGAAGACGTTGCCGAGTTCCAGAACATGATCGAAGAATTTTCCGGGCCGCCGAGCCGAAGGAAGTAA
- a CDS encoding Pr6Pr family membrane protein: MKKISPVAPRVLLCLIALIAWFAIAAQFSISIPLLLAKGMTYGEAVWRMFGYLTILTNVLVAVVCTVLLLKPDSAPGQYFSRPGVQTAVTLYIIIVGLGYNVLLRNHAPFTGLHRLSDESLHTVVPLMYLLYWLLYVPKSGLQAKDSLLWLIYPLAYFAVAMLRGGSSGFYPYPFLNVTNLGYARVMGNAAMLLVGFFVLALALVAIARLKRNSLATD; the protein is encoded by the coding sequence ATGAAAAAAATCTCTCCCGTCGCCCCGCGCGTATTGCTCTGCCTGATTGCGCTGATTGCGTGGTTTGCCATCGCTGCGCAATTTTCGATTTCAATTCCCTTGCTGCTGGCCAAGGGCATGACCTATGGCGAGGCGGTCTGGCGCATGTTCGGCTACCTCACGATTCTGACTAATGTGCTGGTTGCGGTTGTCTGTACCGTGCTGCTACTCAAACCGGACTCCGCGCCCGGACAGTATTTCTCGCGTCCGGGGGTGCAGACCGCAGTCACGCTATATATCATCATCGTCGGCCTGGGTTACAACGTCCTGCTGCGTAATCATGCGCCGTTCACGGGTTTGCACCGCTTGTCTGACGAGAGCTTGCATACGGTTGTCCCGCTGATGTATTTGCTCTATTGGCTGTTGTATGTGCCAAAGAGCGGCTTGCAGGCGAAAGACAGTTTATTGTGGCTGATCTACCCGCTGGCATATTTTGCGGTGGCGATGCTGCGCGGCGGTTCTTCGGGTTTTTATCCTTATCCGTTCCTGAATGTCACCAACCTGGGCTACGCCCGGGTGATGGGGAATGCCGCCATGCTGCTGGTGGGGTTCTTCGTGCTGGCTCTGGCGCTAGTCGCCATCGCCAGATTGAAGCGTAATAGTCTCGCAACGGATTAG